A stretch of DNA from Nymphalis io chromosome 22, ilAglIoxx1.1, whole genome shotgun sequence:
TGTCAAGACAAATGTATCGGACAAAACAAGTCAAACCCGGGAGATATCCACCGAAAACTGGCAACACTGACTATTTTAAAGTAACAGGGGTGTCAAATCCAATTACAAGATGGACCATTTAATACAACTGGCAAGACAAACGAACCAACTagcattaaaattatcttagttTTGTTTCAAAATGAGATAACAacagtataataaaaacattagtaaTTCAGTTAAATAAGGAATACATATATGACGATATATTGATCTGATCTGatctttaaattaacatttgttttattgaatattaaagatatttaataaaaaatactaaaatatttttaatgaaaagttTACCATCTATGAACGCAAGGCTTCATTATTGCAGCCGGTGCCGCCTATATCCGTTATGAAACGCGATTGTTACATTGTCAATCCTATTAAaactttgtattttatgtttttatatctaataaatattaacaatcaaaATGTAACTTAAAATTTGTAGCgcattataaatctttataaaaaaaacccgacTTAAGTTTGTACATTTTCAGTTTAGGCTGTATAATATAAGTCATTggtttagaaataattattaaaaattatatatattattgaatagaaTTATGCATTTAGTAAACGTAATTAGCACATACGGACGGCTcgttttcgttttaaatattatatttaaaaataaaattgattgtatTGAAATCCTTAGCTAATCTGTTCATTGTAATTTaagattacaattattaaacctATTCAAAGTTTTCAAGTTATTTCTTTCTTcttatctaatatttataatcatcacTACTTTGTTCTATGTGTTAAGttaaatgagaaaaataaaaataacgttatagtaaaattacgttaaaaatgaattatataaaaatacaaaaaatctaaCACATATAATACAGACGGTTTATCATTTAagctatcattatttattacacaataaaaacaaaatgtgcatttgtagtttttaatttcatcaagaaattgataatttattttctaaaaagatCGTTAAAAGTCGTCGATAAAGTCTGAACGTCTACTCCTTTCCACGTTTTGCTCGCAAGTGTTAAAAATAGATAGGACGAAAATATacgaaacgataaaaaaaatggtaaaaaacgctttattattttattgtttcaaatatgAGCATAGACACTTATAATTTACtgatagattaattaattttaaacatgacAACTCTGATATTGCATCCAAGCGTTGTCGGTTTATTGATCTGACAAACTGTAATAaggtatatttacttattacgtaacttagtattttatgtaatattataatattatattataataaaactgttcgTATTTCATTCACTGTattgaatacataattaaataatacacatgaatataaataataaattactgctTGAATTGTTATCTAATACCATAATTTATTGGGTTTATTTGAAggatgattattttatttaaaataacagaaaacgataaaaaaagttcaaagataattttaatattatttatattataatattatacgtttaaaaataaatgcttaaaaaattaaataataaataagattagttattatatatctaaatatatttattttgacaataatttattattactatattattgtcaaaataaacaagcataattttattaaaagaacatttctaatttaaaaaacgcctattattattatttattaagattgtttgaactaacattattttacatgattttatttaagtatctgTAAAATGAATCTATTATCTGCGCAGCCAGTAAAATGAACAGAACGTGTTTTCGCATTGCAACAGACGGACGCTTTTCATGATCAAagcaataaatttattcttttattttttttcaactcaTTGACGTTTACATGAATAAGATGTATTTTTtagtgtaatttaataatagttaattgatataaatataaaataaaatgataagtgACATTGCGCAACGTGACACGTCTTAACACAATGAGCGCTTCTGTGAAAATAAAATCGACCGAGCAACGAAAGACAAACtccaaatgaataataattacctaTAGCAGCTGcatacagaaataaatatattcctcGCAAAAGCACATTTCAACACACGAAATAGTTTatatcactatttttttttataataaatgacacGCCATAACCAAATTTTGTTTCGGATCGAATGAACACTCGGAGCCGCGTTCACTGTGACGTTTGAAAACAAAATGGCGAGGTTAAGCATTTCGTCGGCCGCCGTAGCGTTGTAAAGAAACAACCGCTAGGCGTATGTGAGAGATTCGCTGTTCCTATTTCATTCGCACCTGTGGCATTTATGTGAAGGACTGAGCAATGTGGGGGAAAAGAAAGGGAGAGTGTGACGTCCTATCGATTTCTAAACATTTGTGAGCAAAATCTGGAAATGAGTAGACGTCCAACCATATATctacgatttttttctttttttgcttATTTCAAACGTTACGACGAAGTTACCAAATTTGAGAGTAGTtagatactatatttttaagcgttttaaatattttcatatgagCGTGGGTAGGTATTTTTtcgcttattttttaatacgaaaTATACCATGGTACCCTACTACATATTTCAcgcttttttttaacacaatgTCGCACTAAGCCTTTAAATTTTACGGTAATCTGCATTTACTAATTGTTTTCGATGTTgatgttgttataaaaaattttataaaatctttaatatattttacattaacagacacatgaaaactcataaataatcttaaagtAACGATTATGTGATGTTATAACTGTTTTCGATTAGATTCTATTaaactttttgtttaattttgcaAAAACACATACATGtagttagtttatttaattgttaatttttttatttcttttatttaaagtaaataatcggTTTTAAATTATAGTCGCAACGCAATTAACacgaaataattttagttatagacTTTAGTTATAGACGTTAAATTATTACGCACTAAAATCACGGACTTTAGTGCGTAATAATTTAATGGTAGGGGATCGGAAACATTCTATTTTTAGAGCGTACCTAGTTCATAAACTAAAGTGAAATAATTCAGTCAGTCAGTACTGACAGCTCGCGCCTAGCACTCGACTCGATGAAAACGAATAgtttagtaatttataacaattaatttaaatataattcatataaatcgTGTGATATGGGACCCAAACGCGAAATATTTAaggaaattatattgtttaaatacgtattgagaattttcttttgtaagacATATATGATACTAGTACCGAGAAGTTTAAAGAAAAATGATAGAATTTGGGTTTCAgaacgtttttaaataataactggcagttatttagataattgatatttattattacctacgaattataactatattttacaaAGCATACAAATGCTTTTCTTGTACTCCCTTCTTGCGTCtagtttgtattgtaaattattaaaacataaaggaaatgaattagaaaaaatgcttaaaattgcatattaattcattttaatacggATTTGAGTACTTATTTAATTTCCAGCACCCTAACGTTATTGTTTTGTGTGTAATTGAGAATAGTAGGTACTTTTTGAGATGTAAAGAAAAACTTAAGAAAACAAAACTTGCGTTATAACTTGTaatagctatatttatttaataatatttatgcgatgttttataatattattaataaaaaaactggtttaaaaaaacctttattgaTACAACGAATACACATAAGCttgttttaacatataattgtaatcaaatgaatgtatgtatataatatataaatacataaacattaaaataaaaaatacattttttaaataacaaatgtgCTCAAAACTTTGGAgaggagattattccaccacgttgctccaatgcgggttggtagaatacacatgtgaatttcaatgaaattagacacatgtaggtttcctcacgatgttttccttcaccatcaagcatgagatgaattataaaaaaaagccgtgatggcctagtgttttgaacgcgtgaatcttaaccgatgatcgtgggttcaagcccgggcaaccaccactgaatattcatgtgcttaatttgtgtttataatattatcactaAGCGTACGGCGAAAACCATTAGACAATCATAAATtgatctaaatttaaaacttaaatcaaAAATTGTCGTAGTTTGTTATCAAGGAATTGGTtacagataattatttaaaaaaaaaaacttaaatactgTTACTTTTGAAATTATTCTATACAAATGAGAATTAATTCCCGATTATGACGGTATAAAACCTATCGTGGTTCCAGGAATTTTGTGCCTATTCTTAATagaacacaatatatatatttaacaatatactatacataattaatatatatactatacagaATAAAGAGTTAAtgttgcggcgcttcactatctatcatcgcggtgcggggacgcgcctaccaacttagcttcacttgtcgtctcgactcgcgtgcgcgacacacatcagttcttataatgatttataattaatacaagtattcaatttccaaagtcttcgttatttttaccaccacaaaagcagctatcgaagcAAACAaaatggtccttcgagccggatccTTCTTGAAATGTTGGTCTTCGTTTTATCATAGAATTAGGGTTTaaaatttgctttatttttattaaaggtgCTAAAGTATATGTCCTTGTATGTTCAATATCCTGTACCTTCTTAAACAGTTTCGGCATAGTTGGCATCATTATTCTTCCATTACAATTTGGTAAAACAGTTGTACTCttcaaatactttataatattaacgggTACATTTCTCGCTTTAAGTTTACTTATAAAAGCATCTTCATCctgtttactatttatatattcttttaacaaAGTCATATgtttcgatttattttttaattgttgaatattttatcaaatgttttatatgGTAGTAATGTACACTGCCAGTCTAAACGTCCTTTGGAATCGATTGCGTAACGTTCTATCCCttcggttttatttatttctatcatTAATGGTCGAATATCTGCTTCGTTTTCATTAGTTTTTGATTtctgagccggttggcgtggttggtagatacttgcctttcacgtcgaaggctgtgggttcgattcccacccaggaccgatatttgtgtgcatgaacatatctgtttgtcctgagtctgggtgtaattatctatataagtatgtatttacaaaagaaaagtagtatatgtagtatatcagttgtctagtttccatagcacaagctctgtactagcttaatttaggatcaagtggccgtgtgtgaaaaatgtcccaggatattattattattttataggtttACGAAAATAAAGTGCTCTTCCTATTAGACTATTTTTATCATGTTTTCTAAGGTTGATTGTGTTATCTACTTCAATACATGTGTATTAAAGGAGTTACGATCAATATGTGATTTGGAACAACATTCGCAATTCCCTGGTAGACATGTATACGTCGATTTGAGGAATCGACCGCTGGTATCCGACCATACCTTATCGATATTCATATTTCTATGAAACCAACAGCACGTTGTCAATTTAATTCTTTGTTTGTTGGAAtcgattttctttataaattcattcaattcAGATgtatttcgatatttaaatcTACGTAACTCTGTGATTGTTTTGCTTTCTGAGTTattgatttactggtggtagagctttgtgtaatctcgtctggctaggtaccacccactcatcagatattctaccgcaaaacagcagtacttggttgttgtgttccggtttgaagggtgagtgagcctttgtaattacaggcacaagggacataataccttagttcccaaggttggtggcgcattggtgatgtaagcgatggttaacatttcttacaatgccaatgggcgttggtgaccacttaccatcaggtggcccatatgctcgtccgccttcctattctataaaaaaaatattaccgttATCATCAGTAACGAAATATTCTATCAAGTCACGTGAGACTTATTGTAAAtggataatgaaatattttggtGCACTTCAACTTTTTCTACGGACCTAATTTTCggattataaatgaaaaaacttTCTTTACAGTAATATAGAGATAGTCTATCGTGTTATTAGACACTTTTGGATCTACGAGTATTTTAGCGTAAACGgatcgatttaataaaaatatctgaaggaattaagataaaattaacatattttggtttaaaatcaacatatttatgcctgtttttattattaaggatttgtaatgtaagttttaaacagttatttttattcatagatAAAGGCGATGttaattgtttacaatatttatttggtttactTTCACGCATTATTTCTTTCAGCGCATACTTTCCAtcgagatattttatattatttcgcaATAGACGTGTATCGTTTAGTCTCGTTGTCTAAACTATTGAAGACTTCTCAATAATGCTTTTGGATCTGCAACAAatgtagttaaaatataatatatattagttatatacaGAATTGTTCATTGAATGGGAAAAGTTTGTCTTTTGGcacaaaataaatagaaatggcAACATTAAGTTTGAGGGAATATTTAGTTTTTGAAGAGAATATTCTTGGGGTTTTAGGGCTGGGGAGTTCGCACCAAcgtttaactatatttaaatttggtttACTTGAAATTTAACTATTGAggaatttaaaatactatttaaatttgtatcagcaattatataaaaaacaatttgattaaaaatgataacattCAAATAATCTATTGTACATAAATCTACGGATTCATGTAAGAGGATGAAtcaaaacaaacatatatattttattttaatttgctaaTTTATCAAATTTGGAATAACGCATCTATAACTTTCCttccacaaaaaatatttttcttaaatcttaaaACTCTACGCAAGCCATACTCGCTTCACCGTAATTAAATTCGTTTCTGGAATACGTCCTTTTGATTTTGAGTATAAGTGAAAATAATCACAAGCCTGGATAATATGGCGGATGGTCAAGCTAATGGAGAGTATTCCTTCAATATCCCAAAACACTTAGGTAATAACTTAGCCAGTAATAGGAGCAACACGAAATTGCTTCATGGTCAGGTTCAGAGGCAGTGTTCCCAACCTAAAGCCAGGCAGTTATTGTACCAGTAACCGTAAAATTATCgtatatgaaacaaaattatcGTACATTAGGATActaatgattataatacataaaaatttcagaataatatatttaaaaaaaaacacggcaACACGAAACAAAATATACGCACTATATACGCGAAGTATTGTAATGATCAAATTCAAAAAGACAGTAACTGCTAACACTCCGCATCAAACCAAGATATCGAAATCGATCGCTGATTGGCAGTATTTTTACAATGAAAGGATTATTGAATGACCcacaatagatggcgctgacagtaaaaacaaaattgtttttgattaatGTAATTATCTAATTTTGCATCATAATGGAAATTATCGTACAATCTACGTAAGATAGTAGTGTACCATTATCGTACTTGTACGATTATTATCGTACGGTTGCGAGGGTTCACCAGGGTTGGTCAGAGGTCGTTCTCAAGACAAGGCAAAATTTTTTAATTCCGTGATCGAGATGGTGGATCCAGTAAGCGAccgtaaataaatagaataaaacactatttataAAAGGCCAAAAAAATCATAGCAATTGTTTCGGGCTATTTATCGAAGcatgtaactttatttttttttatatttttaattcagatTATTGTTTGCGAACGATATTATGAAGTCAAGTGacactatttataattattgtgtaattaacactctttaatataaatatcaaactaCCCTAAAAACATATAAGCATTTCAAAATACTTTTTGATTCATCCTCGTAATCAAcaatttatacacaaaatactaacatttttttgttaggtaacataaaactataattatatcgtGTTTAAATATAGacgtttttcattaattaagtaaataaatataaatttgtagtaAATTTATATGCTTTTAAGACATTAatgaaataagatatattactCATTACAAGTTAAGGTTAAAAGTGTATacttaatagaatataataagcatatatatttaaattggtagaaaattctaccgcaaaacagcagtacttggtattgttgtgttccggtttgaagggtgagtgagccagtgtaattacaggcacaagggacataacatcttagttcccaaggttggtggcgcattggtgatgtaagcgatggttaacatttcttacaatgccaatgtctatgggcattggtgaccacttaccatcaggtcgcccatatgctcgtccaacttcctattctacaaaaaaaaaattacaactactaaaagaaattgtaaaatgactaaTTAAGCCtactcaaattttttttttacctttaataaGCCAGCATTTGACCGTTGAcatgcctgatgttaagcatcgacacggtctaggatgtagcacacTAGCCTAGAAAAAACCtatttactctggatttgaagacatagtacatttatttctatatttagatCTAAACGGAgtacagaatatattttaactcaTGCAAATACAAACCTTGAATGTCGGATTGTCTTTTTTCCATTAAACTTTGAATCGGTTCAAGCTTCACACTTTCatgtaagtttattattttaggacTAACATTTACAAGTTCTTCATTTGAAATATTCTCTGGTCGAAACAAAAGTGATCCTTCTGATATATCTGATGATGTGATTTGAttgtttgaattaataaatatttcctccgatatataatttaatcctATATCATCAATAAGTAaggaattacttttataaacttttagcATTAAAGtttcttttgtttctttatcaggaatcatatttacatttatttgttcataatttttatttatactaccaTTCTTCATTTCATCCTTCATTAATTTCgcttgacatatttttttatgatcaaatgctttgagaatttttttatcattgattatttttaaatttttatataattttagtaagttTTTATCATTAAGTGTTGTTTGGGTAGTGATGTCGAGTTTGTGCTGCGAATATATTGGTTTGCTTTCTCGTAATATCTCTTCCCATATGTGTATAAAGGCGAAAGATTTATACGTTTTTAAGGGAAACCAGagtatataaaaaagccgagatggcctagtggttagacgccgtgaatcttaaccgatgaccgtggaattttcatgtgctttatttgtgat
This window harbors:
- the LOC126777389 gene encoding uncharacterized protein LOC126777389 — encoded protein: MIPDKETKETLMLKVYKSNSLLIDDIGLNYISEEIFINSNNQITSSDISEGSLLFRPENISNEELVNVSPKIINLHESVKLEPIQSLMEKRQSDIQDPKALLRSLQ